Below is a genomic region from Virgibacillus dokdonensis.
CAATTTTTCGCTTTAGCTCTTCATAAGACACTATTTTTTCCCCATAATACATTTCTTGCTTTAGAACGCCAAAAAAATTTTCCATTGCCGCATTATCCGCACATGTTGCTTTTCTAGACATACTTTGAAAGATTTTGTTTTTCTTTAATGTTTTCATCCACTTGTTATGTTGATAGTGCCAACCTTGATCAGAATGAATCGTTGTTCGATATTCAGCTTCATTTTTAATAATTTTTAGTGCTTGATTTAACGGTGCTATAACGAAATCTAATGTTGGACTGTTAGAAATACCATAGGATATAATTTCACCATTATATAAATCCATTATTGGACTTAAATACAGTTTTTGATCTTCGGTACATTTAAACTCAGTCACGTCTGTCACTAGTTTTTGAAGGCGAATGGATGTATTAAATCTACGGTTCAAGCGATTTTTAGCCACTTTTCCAACCTTACCTTTATACGATTTATAGCGAGATTTACGTGTGAATTTCACGCACCTTAAACCCATTTCATTCATAATTCGCTGGACTTTTTTATGATTTATTACATAACCTTGGCTTTTTAACTCTAAATAAATACGACGATATCCGTATTTACCCTCGTGCTTTTGAAAAAGCTCAAGGATGATTTCTTTCCACTCTTTATCTGGATCTTCTTTCTGTAATTGCTTCATATGGTAATGATAAGTCGCCTCTGGAATACCCACAATTTCTAACACATCTTTTAATTTGAATCCTTCTTCTTTGAGTTCGAACGCCAACGCTGCTTGTGCTTTTCGAGGAAGGCGTTCGGATTCTCCTGAAAAGCTTTTAACTTTTTTAAATAGGCATTCTCTAAGCGCAGAAGTTCATTTTCGCGTTCTAACAGTTCTTCACGAGATAACTCTTTTTCTTGTTTCGCTGGTTTAGCTTTATGATTTTTAGACATAGGAGGCCGTCCTTTCGATTTATCTTGCAGGCCCTCTATACCTTCATTCCAGAAAATTCTGTACCAGTTCGCAATTAATGTGGGATTGTTCATCTTAAAAACAATCGCGGTATCTTGATAAGAAGCGCCTGTCCTTTTCATAAAGTTTAATACATCTAACTTAAATTGAACAGGATAAACTTGTTTAGAATGCTTCCTGCGTAGCCCGTCCTCACCAAATTCTTTATAAGCACGAACCCACCTCTCAATTGGTGATTGGCTTGGAATACCATGTTTTTTCGCTAGCAATCCATAGCCCAAGGAATTTTCAAGATATTCTTTTACAATCATCAATTTAAATTCATAACTATATTTAGCCATATAAAAACACCCCAAAAGTCAGATTTTCACTCTAACTTTTGGGGTGCGGCACCAAATCGGCACCTCTTTTTTATGCATAAACAGCATAAAGTGGAAATTTTTCAGTTAATGTTTTTACACGTTGTGCAGCTGTCTCTAGCACCTTTTGATCTTCATGATTTTTTAACGTCATTGCCATAATAGACGCTATTTCTTTCATTTCTGACTTGCCAAAACCACGCGTAGTAACTGCTGCTGTTCCTATACGTAAACCACTGGTAACAAACGGACTTTCTGTATCAAAAGGTATCGTATTTTTATTAGCAGTTATTCCAATTGAATCCAATACGTGTTCAGCTACTTTCCCTGTTAAATCTAGTGGAGTAACATCTAATAATAAAAGATGGTTATCCGTACCTCCAGATACGATACGTATTCCTTCAGATTGCAACGCTTCTGCTAGGACCTTGGCGTTTTCAATAACATGCTTACTATACGTTTTAAAAGAATCAGATAATGCCTCTTTAAAAGAAACAGCTTTAGCTGCAATAATATGCATTAACGGGCCACCTTGCATTCCAGGAAATACGGCTTTATCAATTTTCTTAGCAAATGCTTCCTTACACAAAATCATACCGCCTCTAGGACCTCGTAATGTTTTATGTGTTGTCGTCGTAACAAAATCAGCATATGGAACTGGGTTAGGATGTAAACCAGAAGCTACTAATCCAGCAATATGCGCCATATCCACCATTAAATATGCGCCTACTTTGTCAGCAATCTCACGAAATTTTGCAAAATCAATGATTCTTGAATAGGCACTAGCCCCAGCTACGATAAGCTTTGGCTTTTCCTGTTCTGCTATTTTTAAAACAGCTTCATAATCTAGTTTTTCTGTCTCTTCATCAACACCATAATCAACAAAGCGATATAATGTACCACTAAAATTAACTGGACTACCATGTGTTAAATGTCCGCCATGATTCAAATTCATTCCTAGCACTGTATCGCCAGGTTCTAAAACTGTAAAGTAAACAGCCATATTTGCCTGTGCGCCAGAATGAGGTTGCACGTTTGCATGATCCGCACCAAACAACTGCTTTGCACGATCTCGAGCAAGATTTTCAGCGACATCTACGTGTTCGCATCCTCCATAATACCGTCTTCCCGGATAACCTTCTGCGTACTTATTCGTAAGTACAGATCCCATCGCTTCCATTACTGCTTCTGACACAAAATTTTCAGAAGCAATTAGTTCAATATTATCTTGTTGACGTTTCTTTTCCGCTTCTATTGCTTGAAAGATTTCGATATCAGCTTGTTTGACATAGTCCATTTGATTACCCCCTTTTATGTATAATTCTATTGTAGCTTGAAACGGTTAGAAGAACAAACCCAATTTTTACTTCGTATTCATTGAAAAGAAAGGAACTCTTTCTATATAAGTATTAGAACAGCAAGCGAGTGGCTTAATAATGTCCAAAGATCTCAATACAGTTTTCGCTTATTTAATTAACAGTCTCTGTTCATGGAGTCATGATTATCATCAGGATAGACAGCACGAGCTCCGCCAATTCTTTTCGCACGCGTATAGGCTGCATTAACACGCGCTTCTCCTAAAAATCGTTGTTGAAACCGAAAAGGTACAGCAACTGGTTTCAAATGCATTCCAATCATCGTTTCACCAAAATCTATTCCTGCATGTGCTGCTACATTCTCCACTACCACAGGATCTTCCAATTGTTCAAATGCATAAGCAGCCATCGCCCCTCCGGCTTTTCTAACTGGTATAACGGATACTTCCTCTAATTGAAAATCAATCATCGTGCTTCTTTCCATCACCAATGCTCGATTTAAGTGCTCACAGCATTGAAAACAGAGGCGAATTCCAGTTTTATCTGCCAGTTCCTTTAATGCTTGATAAATAATAATCGCAACCTCTTTCGTTCCTGCCGTTCCAATAGACTTTCCTGCTACTTCACTAGTTGAACATCCAACCACAAATAAATTCCCGCGCTGAAGACGCCCTGACTCTTGCCACTCTTTCTGAATTCCATTCATTTGCACTGTTAATTCTTGATAAAACGACTCTTGCATCAACTTGAAACACCTTTCTTTCGTTATAAAAGAATCTCTAATGAGTGTTGATTTTTTTCATTTCGCACTAACTATTGCACTCCATCTTCATATGTTGTAATTTTACCAATGCGATTATCATGTCGACCGCCATCAAACTCTGTTTCTAACCATACTTTTGCTACTTCACGGGCTAATCCCGGACCAACTACCCTTTCTCCCATAGCAAGTACATTCGTGTCATTATGTTGCCTTGTTAACTTCGCACTATATACATCATGTGTAAGTGCACAACGAATGCCTTTTACTTTATTTGCAGCGATAGACATGCCAATTCCGGTTCCACAAATGAAAATGCCACGGTCAAATTCCCCTTTTGCTACACGTTCCGCTGCCGGTAGTGCGTAATCAGGATAGTCAACAGAACCTTCGCAACTACAACCGGCATCCTCAAATTCAATTCCCATTTCAGTTAACAAATCTTTGATTTCGTTTCTAATTGTCATACCTGCATGATCTGCTGTTATGATTACTTTCATTTGCATAAACTCCTTTTTGTCTCTTATTTTATCATGTTCATTCCATTACATCCTAGTTATTACTCACCACTTTATGCGACAAGGACGATTCTAATATTGATATTAGCCTAGATAAAGATTGGCTTCATCGTCAAACTTTGCTAAAACTTACCAAAAAAACAAAAATTAATTTACTGTAAACTGATTAATTTGCTTATTCAAATTTTTAGCCTGTTCTTCCAACGCATGCGCTAATTCATCAATCTGTTCTATTGTGGAAGCTTGTTCATGTATAGAGGCATTCACTTCCTCAGCACCAGCAGATGTCTCCTCAGCTACAGCAGCTACCTCTTGGGATTGCTTTACTGTATTTTGGATGGATTCCAATTGGCGATCGACTAAATCCGTAATTCTGCCAATCTCTGTTGCCACCTCACTTACAGAACTAGACATCTCCGCAATGGAGGAATTTGTTGATTTGCCATTACTTGCTTCCTGTTTTGCATAGGATACATTATCATTAATTTTCCCAACTACCGTTGCAACATCCTCTTGTATAGCAGTAATTAATCCAGAAATTTGCTGCACAGCTTGTGCACTTTGATCTGCAAGCTTCCGAATTTCATCAGCCACTACAGCAAACCCTTTCCCATGTTCTCCCGCTCGAGCAGCTTCAATTGAAGCGTTGAGAGCTAATA
It encodes:
- a CDS encoding TIGR01440 family protein; translation: MQESFYQELTVQMNGIQKEWQESGRLQRGNLFVVGCSTSEVAGKSIGTAGTKEVAIIIYQALKELADKTGIRLCFQCCEHLNRALVMERSTMIDFQLEEVSVIPVRKAGGAMAAYAFEQLEDPVVVENVAAHAGIDFGETMIGMHLKPVAVPFRFQQRFLGEARVNAAYTRAKRIGGARAVYPDDNHDSMNRDC
- a CDS encoding helix-turn-helix domain-containing protein; translated protein: MAKYSYEFKLMIVKEYLENSLGYGLLAKKHGIPSQSPIERWVRAYKEFGEDGLRRKHSKQVYPVQFKLDVLNFMKRTGASYQDTAIVFKMNNPTLIANWYRIFWNEGIEGLQDKSKGRPPMSKNHKAKPAKQEKELSREELLERENELLRLENAYLKKLKAFQENPNAFLEKHKQRWRSNSKKKDSN
- the glyA gene encoding serine hydroxymethyltransferase is translated as MDYVKQADIEIFQAIEAEKKRQQDNIELIASENFVSEAVMEAMGSVLTNKYAEGYPGRRYYGGCEHVDVAENLARDRAKQLFGADHANVQPHSGAQANMAVYFTVLEPGDTVLGMNLNHGGHLTHGSPVNFSGTLYRFVDYGVDEETEKLDYEAVLKIAEQEKPKLIVAGASAYSRIIDFAKFREIADKVGAYLMVDMAHIAGLVASGLHPNPVPYADFVTTTTHKTLRGPRGGMILCKEAFAKKIDKAVFPGMQGGPLMHIIAAKAVSFKEALSDSFKTYSKHVIENAKVLAEALQSEGIRIVSGGTDNHLLLLDVTPLDLTGKVAEHVLDSIGITANKNTIPFDTESPFVTSGLRIGTAAVTTRGFGKSEMKEIASIMAMTLKNHEDQKVLETAAQRVKTLTEKFPLYAVYA
- the rpiB gene encoding ribose 5-phosphate isomerase B → MKVIITADHAGMTIRNEIKDLLTEMGIEFEDAGCSCEGSVDYPDYALPAAERVAKGEFDRGIFICGTGIGMSIAANKVKGIRCALTHDVYSAKLTRQHNDTNVLAMGERVVGPGLAREVAKVWLETEFDGGRHDNRIGKITTYEDGVQ